In the genome of Perca fluviatilis chromosome 4, GENO_Pfluv_1.0, whole genome shotgun sequence, one region contains:
- the ncoa5 gene encoding nuclear receptor coactivator 5 isoform X5, giving the protein MSRRRSRSASPGRFSRTCSSNDPREMERRIFVGNLPTSDMEKKDLEDLFSPYGKIVGVSMFRGFGFVQFERVEEAEAAKSAQKGRIYKGYKIDVNMAVERRQAKLQSQQSPPRRAPYGSYGDSKEPRPRSRSPVYGRESREGREPRESRDGRESRDSRDGRDPGRESRPGGHSRDHDYRYRSSESRDKDPRGPDPRGPDPRGPDPRGPDPRGPDPRGPESRDPAYSRDDYDRYYRSGSGAEDFYRRKDEPFRDPYRDPWNGRREPEDDRARPEERRRNELYRQYYEELQRRFDTDRPVDCSVIVVNKAQNVYLCSENNCREYAETVGRKVRDLGMVVDLIFLNTEVSLTQALEDVGRARTPFAIIITQQHQVHRSCTVNILCGTPQEHRNMPMQDAMMLVAHNYDTYKVENREKEREEIARKAAKMADSVLLREPDREGHPISVLTAITLLSENRFVTPEEMDGLIAYLTDKRTRLLRSAADPLAATVHAAAPAAVHHDVPPSAAGLPPASHSTRTPAQTSHLGLSAATGASANPSHQQELQAKILSLFNSGSGVSAGASGPPSASQPQAYSSLGPPPSQNPARPPMPGPPAVGSQGYGTPPGRMQVPPGVQRPPTSASGINFDNPSVQKALDTLIQSGPSLNHLVGPAGSQQPPPRSAPSMGQIPPMSMYPRHY; this is encoded by the exons ATGTCTCGCCGAAGAAGCCGCAGCGCATCACCGGGGCGTTTTTCTCGCACTTGCAGCAGTAATGATCCCAGAGAAATGGAGAGACGAATTTTTGTTGGGAATTTGCCGACCTCGGACATGGAAAAGAAGGATTTGGAAGACCTGTTCAGCCCGTATGGGAAGATAGTCG GCGTGTCCATGTTTCGTGGGTTTGGATTTGTACAATTTGAACGTGTTGAGGAAGCCGAAGCTGCAAAGTCTGCCCAAAAGGGTCGAATATATAAAGGTTATAAAATAG ATGTAAATATGGCAGTGGAGCGACGACAAGCTAAACTTCAATCCCAGCAGAGCCCTCCACGAAG GGCCCCGTATGGCAGTTATGGGGACAGCAAAGAACCCCGACCTCGGTCACGCTCACCGGTTTATGGACGGGAGAGCCGTGAAGGGCGTGAGCCTCGGGAGAGCCGTGATGGACGGGAGTCTCGGGACAGCCGTGATGGGAGGGACCCGGGTAGAGAGTCGAGGCCAGGTGGCCACTCTCGTGACCATGATTACCGGTACCGTAGCTCAGAGAGCAGAGACAAAGATCCCAGAGGCCCAGATCCCAGAGGCCCAGATCCCAGAGGCCCAGACCCCAGAGGCCCAGATCCCAGAGGCCCAGACCCCAGAGGCCCAGAGTCACGTGATCCTGCATACAG CAGAGATGACTATGACCGATACTACCGAAGTGGCAGTGGTGCAGAAGACTTTTATCGGAGGAAGGATGAACCCTTCAGGGACCCTTACAGAGATCCCTGGAACGGACGCCGTGAGCCAGAGG ATGATCGTGCTCGACCAGAAGAGCGTCGGCGTAACGAATTGTATCGACAGTACTATGAAGAACTCCAGCGGCGCTTCGACACTGACCGTCCTGTTGACTGCTCTGTGATTGTCGTCAACAAGGCGCAAAA tgtgtACTTGTGCTCCGAAAACAACTGTAGGGAGTATGCGGAGACGGTCGGGCGGAAAGTCCGTGATTTGGGCATGGTGGTGGATCTGATCTTCCTCAACACAGAAGTCTCACTAACCCAGGCACTGGAGGATGTAGGCCGAGCTCGCACTCCCTTTGCTATCATCATTACCCAGCAGCACCAGGTCCACCGGTCCTGCACTGTCAACATCCTGTGTGGCACACCACAAG AGCATCGGAACATGCCAATGCAGGATGCCATGATGCTGGTTGCCCACAATTATGACACGTACAAAGTTGAAAACCGCGAAAAAGAACGCGAGGAGATTGCCAGAAAGGCTGCCAAGATGGCGGACAGTGTATTACTCAGGGAGCCTGACCGAGAGGGCCACCCTATTTCTGTGCTCACTGCCATCACACTGCTGTCTGAGAACAG ATTTGTAACACCAGAGGAAATGGATGGACTCATTGCCTACCTGACAGACAAAAGAACCCGGCTGCTACGAAGCGCTGCAGACCCTCTTGCAG CTACAGTCCATGCTGCAGCCCCTGCAGCAGTACACCATGACGTTCCGCCCTCAGCCGCAGGACTGCCACCTGCATCCCATTCGACTCGCACACCCGCACAGACCAGCCACCTCGGCTTATCAGCTGCTACAGGCGCCTCCGCTAACCCCAGCCATCAGCAGGAGCTGCAGGCTAAAATCCTCAGCCTGTTCAACAGTGGCAGCGGGGTTTCAGCAGGCGCTAGTGGCCCACCCTCCGCCTCCCAGCCACAGGCCTACAGCTCCCTTGGCCCACCCCCGTCCCAGAACCCAGCCCGCCCACCCATGCCTGGCCCTCCTGCAGTTGGATCCCAGGGTTATGGCACCCCACCTGGCCGCATGCAAGTCCCACCCGGTGTTCAAAGACCCCCCACTTCTGCCTCAGGTATCAATTTTGACAACCCAAGTGTACAGAAAGCGCTGGACACCCTCATTCAGAGTGGACCGTCTCTCAACCACCTGGTGGGCCCTGCTGGCTCACAGCAGCCACCCCCAAGGTCCGCACCCAGCATGGGCCAGATCCCGCCTATGTCCATGTATCCCCGGCATTACTGA
- the ncoa5 gene encoding nuclear receptor coactivator 5 isoform X4, producing MSRRRSRSASPGRFSRTCSSNDPREMERRIFVGNLPTSDMEKKDLEDLFSPYGKIVGVSMFRGFGFVQFERVEEAEAAKSAQKGRIYKGYKIDVNMAVERRQAKLQSQQSPPRRAPYGSYGDSKEPRPRSRSPVYGRESREGREPRESRDGRESRDSRDGRDPGRESRPGGHSRDHDYRYRSSESRDKDPRGPDPRGPDPRGPDPRGPDPRGPDPRGPESRDPAYSRDDYDRYYRSGSGAEDFYRRKDEPFRDPYRDPWNGRREPEVASNLSSTVDDRARPEERRRNELYRQYYEELQRRFDTDRPVDCSVIVVNKAQNREYAETVGRKVRDLGMVVDLIFLNTEVSLTQALEDVGRARTPFAIIITQQHQVHRSCTVNILCGTPQEHRNMPMQDAMMLVAHNYDTYKVENREKEREEIARKAAKMADSVLLREPDREGHPISVLTAITLLSENRFVTPEEMDGLIAYLTDKRTRLLRSAADPLAATVHAAAPAAVHHDVPPSAAGLPPASHSTRTPAQTSHLGLSAATGASANPSHQQELQAKILSLFNSGSGVSAGASGPPSASQPQAYSSLGPPPSQNPARPPMPGPPAVGSQGYGTPPGRMQVPPGVQRPPTSASGINFDNPSVQKALDTLIQSGPSLNHLVGPAGSQQPPPRSAPSMGQIPPMSMYPRHY from the exons ATGTCTCGCCGAAGAAGCCGCAGCGCATCACCGGGGCGTTTTTCTCGCACTTGCAGCAGTAATGATCCCAGAGAAATGGAGAGACGAATTTTTGTTGGGAATTTGCCGACCTCGGACATGGAAAAGAAGGATTTGGAAGACCTGTTCAGCCCGTATGGGAAGATAGTCG GCGTGTCCATGTTTCGTGGGTTTGGATTTGTACAATTTGAACGTGTTGAGGAAGCCGAAGCTGCAAAGTCTGCCCAAAAGGGTCGAATATATAAAGGTTATAAAATAG ATGTAAATATGGCAGTGGAGCGACGACAAGCTAAACTTCAATCCCAGCAGAGCCCTCCACGAAG GGCCCCGTATGGCAGTTATGGGGACAGCAAAGAACCCCGACCTCGGTCACGCTCACCGGTTTATGGACGGGAGAGCCGTGAAGGGCGTGAGCCTCGGGAGAGCCGTGATGGACGGGAGTCTCGGGACAGCCGTGATGGGAGGGACCCGGGTAGAGAGTCGAGGCCAGGTGGCCACTCTCGTGACCATGATTACCGGTACCGTAGCTCAGAGAGCAGAGACAAAGATCCCAGAGGCCCAGATCCCAGAGGCCCAGATCCCAGAGGCCCAGACCCCAGAGGCCCAGATCCCAGAGGCCCAGACCCCAGAGGCCCAGAGTCACGTGATCCTGCATACAG CAGAGATGACTATGACCGATACTACCGAAGTGGCAGTGGTGCAGAAGACTTTTATCGGAGGAAGGATGAACCCTTCAGGGACCCTTACAGAGATCCCTGGAACGGACGCCGTGAGCCAGAGG TCGCCTCCAACCTCTCCTCAACAGTAGATGATCGTGCTCGACCAGAAGAGCGTCGGCGTAACGAATTGTATCGACAGTACTATGAAGAACTCCAGCGGCGCTTCGACACTGACCGTCCTGTTGACTGCTCTGTGATTGTCGTCAACAAGGCGCAAAA TAGGGAGTATGCGGAGACGGTCGGGCGGAAAGTCCGTGATTTGGGCATGGTGGTGGATCTGATCTTCCTCAACACAGAAGTCTCACTAACCCAGGCACTGGAGGATGTAGGCCGAGCTCGCACTCCCTTTGCTATCATCATTACCCAGCAGCACCAGGTCCACCGGTCCTGCACTGTCAACATCCTGTGTGGCACACCACAAG AGCATCGGAACATGCCAATGCAGGATGCCATGATGCTGGTTGCCCACAATTATGACACGTACAAAGTTGAAAACCGCGAAAAAGAACGCGAGGAGATTGCCAGAAAGGCTGCCAAGATGGCGGACAGTGTATTACTCAGGGAGCCTGACCGAGAGGGCCACCCTATTTCTGTGCTCACTGCCATCACACTGCTGTCTGAGAACAG ATTTGTAACACCAGAGGAAATGGATGGACTCATTGCCTACCTGACAGACAAAAGAACCCGGCTGCTACGAAGCGCTGCAGACCCTCTTGCAG CTACAGTCCATGCTGCAGCCCCTGCAGCAGTACACCATGACGTTCCGCCCTCAGCCGCAGGACTGCCACCTGCATCCCATTCGACTCGCACACCCGCACAGACCAGCCACCTCGGCTTATCAGCTGCTACAGGCGCCTCCGCTAACCCCAGCCATCAGCAGGAGCTGCAGGCTAAAATCCTCAGCCTGTTCAACAGTGGCAGCGGGGTTTCAGCAGGCGCTAGTGGCCCACCCTCCGCCTCCCAGCCACAGGCCTACAGCTCCCTTGGCCCACCCCCGTCCCAGAACCCAGCCCGCCCACCCATGCCTGGCCCTCCTGCAGTTGGATCCCAGGGTTATGGCACCCCACCTGGCCGCATGCAAGTCCCACCCGGTGTTCAAAGACCCCCCACTTCTGCCTCAGGTATCAATTTTGACAACCCAAGTGTACAGAAAGCGCTGGACACCCTCATTCAGAGTGGACCGTCTCTCAACCACCTGGTGGGCCCTGCTGGCTCACAGCAGCCACCCCCAAGGTCCGCACCCAGCATGGGCCAGATCCCGCCTATGTCCATGTATCCCCGGCATTACTGA
- the ncoa5 gene encoding nuclear receptor coactivator 5 isoform X10, whose protein sequence is MSRRRSRSASPGRFSRTCSSNDPREMERRIFVGNLPTSDMEKKDLEDLFSPYGKIVGVSMFRGFGFVQFERVEEAEAAKSAQKGRIYKGYKIDVNMAVERRQAKLQSQQSPPRRAPYGSYGDSKEPRPRSRSPVYGRESREGREPRESRDGRESRDSRDGRDPGRESRPGGHSRDHDYRYRSSESRDKDPRGPDPRGPDPRGPDPRGPDPRGPDPRGPESRDPAYSRDDYDRYYRSGSGAEDFYRRKDEPFRDPYRDPWNGRREPEDDRARPEERRRNELYRQYYEELQRRFDTDRPVDCSVIVVNKAQNREYAETVGRKVRDLGMVVDLIFLNTEVSLTQALEDVGRARTPFAIIITQQHQVHRSCTVNILCGTPQEHRNMPMQDAMMLVAHNYDTYKVENREKEREEIARKAAKMADSVLLREPDREGHPISVLTAITLLSENRFVTPEEMDGLIAYLTDKRTRLLRSAADPLAATVHAAAPAAVHHDVPPSAAGLPPASHSTRTPAQTSHLGLSAATGASANPSHQQELQAKILSLFNSGSGVSAGASGPPSASQPQAYSSLGPPPSQNPARPPMPGPPAVGSQGYGTPPGRMQVPPGVQRPPTSASGINFDNPSVQKALDTLIQSGPSLNHLVGPAGSQQPPPRSAPSMGQIPPMSMYPRHY, encoded by the exons ATGTCTCGCCGAAGAAGCCGCAGCGCATCACCGGGGCGTTTTTCTCGCACTTGCAGCAGTAATGATCCCAGAGAAATGGAGAGACGAATTTTTGTTGGGAATTTGCCGACCTCGGACATGGAAAAGAAGGATTTGGAAGACCTGTTCAGCCCGTATGGGAAGATAGTCG GCGTGTCCATGTTTCGTGGGTTTGGATTTGTACAATTTGAACGTGTTGAGGAAGCCGAAGCTGCAAAGTCTGCCCAAAAGGGTCGAATATATAAAGGTTATAAAATAG ATGTAAATATGGCAGTGGAGCGACGACAAGCTAAACTTCAATCCCAGCAGAGCCCTCCACGAAG GGCCCCGTATGGCAGTTATGGGGACAGCAAAGAACCCCGACCTCGGTCACGCTCACCGGTTTATGGACGGGAGAGCCGTGAAGGGCGTGAGCCTCGGGAGAGCCGTGATGGACGGGAGTCTCGGGACAGCCGTGATGGGAGGGACCCGGGTAGAGAGTCGAGGCCAGGTGGCCACTCTCGTGACCATGATTACCGGTACCGTAGCTCAGAGAGCAGAGACAAAGATCCCAGAGGCCCAGATCCCAGAGGCCCAGATCCCAGAGGCCCAGACCCCAGAGGCCCAGATCCCAGAGGCCCAGACCCCAGAGGCCCAGAGTCACGTGATCCTGCATACAG CAGAGATGACTATGACCGATACTACCGAAGTGGCAGTGGTGCAGAAGACTTTTATCGGAGGAAGGATGAACCCTTCAGGGACCCTTACAGAGATCCCTGGAACGGACGCCGTGAGCCAGAGG ATGATCGTGCTCGACCAGAAGAGCGTCGGCGTAACGAATTGTATCGACAGTACTATGAAGAACTCCAGCGGCGCTTCGACACTGACCGTCCTGTTGACTGCTCTGTGATTGTCGTCAACAAGGCGCAAAA TAGGGAGTATGCGGAGACGGTCGGGCGGAAAGTCCGTGATTTGGGCATGGTGGTGGATCTGATCTTCCTCAACACAGAAGTCTCACTAACCCAGGCACTGGAGGATGTAGGCCGAGCTCGCACTCCCTTTGCTATCATCATTACCCAGCAGCACCAGGTCCACCGGTCCTGCACTGTCAACATCCTGTGTGGCACACCACAAG AGCATCGGAACATGCCAATGCAGGATGCCATGATGCTGGTTGCCCACAATTATGACACGTACAAAGTTGAAAACCGCGAAAAAGAACGCGAGGAGATTGCCAGAAAGGCTGCCAAGATGGCGGACAGTGTATTACTCAGGGAGCCTGACCGAGAGGGCCACCCTATTTCTGTGCTCACTGCCATCACACTGCTGTCTGAGAACAG ATTTGTAACACCAGAGGAAATGGATGGACTCATTGCCTACCTGACAGACAAAAGAACCCGGCTGCTACGAAGCGCTGCAGACCCTCTTGCAG CTACAGTCCATGCTGCAGCCCCTGCAGCAGTACACCATGACGTTCCGCCCTCAGCCGCAGGACTGCCACCTGCATCCCATTCGACTCGCACACCCGCACAGACCAGCCACCTCGGCTTATCAGCTGCTACAGGCGCCTCCGCTAACCCCAGCCATCAGCAGGAGCTGCAGGCTAAAATCCTCAGCCTGTTCAACAGTGGCAGCGGGGTTTCAGCAGGCGCTAGTGGCCCACCCTCCGCCTCCCAGCCACAGGCCTACAGCTCCCTTGGCCCACCCCCGTCCCAGAACCCAGCCCGCCCACCCATGCCTGGCCCTCCTGCAGTTGGATCCCAGGGTTATGGCACCCCACCTGGCCGCATGCAAGTCCCACCCGGTGTTCAAAGACCCCCCACTTCTGCCTCAGGTATCAATTTTGACAACCCAAGTGTACAGAAAGCGCTGGACACCCTCATTCAGAGTGGACCGTCTCTCAACCACCTGGTGGGCCCTGCTGGCTCACAGCAGCCACCCCCAAGGTCCGCACCCAGCATGGGCCAGATCCCGCCTATGTCCATGTATCCCCGGCATTACTGA